A genomic window from Candidatus Aegiribacteria sp. includes:
- a CDS encoding HU family DNA-binding protein, with amino-acid sequence MTKEELACEVAERTGISRKDTRTVLTALLETITERLCTGETIYLRGFGCFESKEGRKRRARDPQGDGIIEIPPRIRPVFRPYNDLKQSIQAKLGKKIKIDFLCLTAKNAMKVSVVGKFNNWNENRNPMQRLPDGSWVSEMDIVSGQTFKYKYWIDGKLESDPAFPIDSNGSTMRQI; translated from the coding sequence ATGACTAAAGAAGAGCTTGCATGTGAAGTGGCTGAAAGAACAGGTATAAGTCGAAAAGATACGCGGACTGTACTTACAGCGCTGTTGGAGACTATCACTGAGCGCCTGTGTACCGGGGAGACAATTTACCTTCGAGGGTTCGGCTGTTTCGAATCAAAGGAAGGCAGAAAAAGGAGGGCACGCGATCCCCAGGGTGATGGCATAATTGAGATTCCCCCTCGAATAAGACCTGTATTCAGACCATATAATGATCTGAAGCAGTCCATACAGGCAAAGCTTGGTAAAAAGATTAAGATTGATTTTCTCTGCCTTACCGCAAAGAACGCGATGAAGGTTTCCGTTGTAGGGAAATTCAATAACTGGAATGAAAACAGAAATCCGATGCAGAGACTTCCTGACGGCAGCTGGGTATCAGAGATGGATATAGTCTCAGGACAGACTTTTAAATACAAGTACTGGATAGACGGAAAACTTGAGAGTGACCCGGCATTTCCCATTGACTCAAATGGCAGCACCATGAGGCAGATATAA